ttgtgcggctgcaactaacatagttcctccatactttccacttaggtgagttccatccaccacaatgacccttctctgatacttaaaacctttgatagaagctccaaaagagagaaatagatacttaaatcttttcatagaatcaagttctatcgccgtgatagaatcaggatttgcaatggagatttgctcgagatatgatgccagacgcgaatacccttcttctgctgatcctctcaccaatctttgtgcatataacagtgctctgtatgaagtggtgtaatcaagcgccatgccaaacatgttcctcattgcatcagtgatatgctgcggagttatcccatcaatgattccaacacgatcaatgaaaagactacctacatacttcggagtacagtgtctccgctgagcgattcggtctcccgctgagcataaatgtttttccacatactttgttacccaaaacgtgtttgtcccatgtttgacactcgctctgaccttccatccacaatagctaaccggacatgttgccacaacgagagttttcgttgatttgtataatctgaaagaaaacttacccctcactgctgccaaccgcagctctgaaagcagtgcacccttgctaacaaaactctggttgacatagatactggtaccattcgattttcctccttcaatagcatttgtcttagcatatgtcttttggatttcttcaaaacaaatattatcatcatcttcctcgtcctcatctggaacctttccataaagactgtaatccccaccattctgatccgtttcaccaacaatagaattatcagcatcctcctccccattttcctcctccccattttcctcctccccatcttgattttcatcttcaacaaactcattatcaccaacatcttcaaaacattcatcagcttcatcatcatcaccaacatcttcttcccattcaccagcttcatcattatcaccaacatctttttcccattcaccagcttcatcaatatcccttttctctgaaaccgtttcgaccttgctgcggcttgatacacaaagacatactctatgggttttgagtatctccagcaagtttcgaacttgtctatcacttgtaacattaatgggaagactgcctggagccatcatcatttctgctggtaatgagtagctaatctccacactcactgttctcatgtccaggttataatcttcttgagccattgcaacaagttcagcatgtgttgaatcttcattcaataaaaacaatcttgctcctttgagatcatcaaccacaaaatcccaacggaaatctctcaacaaccattctccatacactgcatgtaactgaaaaatcatctgcaaatattcaaaataaaacacattagtaaacatagagaaaatgaagaagttcaataaacattgccgcagacgacttagcattaagtcgtccagaagacttaaaggtaagtcgtctaaagaggtcacttttgcaattgaaaattaaaagggacgacttaattctaagtcgtccggctttgtttgttaaaaaaaaaacttcagacgacttatatataagtcgtctacgagaaacgggctagttttgcatttgatcgaatcgtgtcagatctttgactatttctggacgacttataattcagtcgtctctgggaaagttaaaatttcaatattttatgaaaacttgacgacttacgtgtaagtcgtcctaggttagttttgtaattgaaaaataaaacttgaaatttaactttctccagacgacttatatgaaagtcgtccagctaaacgacttaatttaaggtcgtccgggataagcaaggtttgaccagaaaattgggaaaaattctggacgactttgctttcaccggacgactttaaattaagtcttctggagggacgactttatattaagtcgtctggttaaagttaaattatgaagttttatttttcaattacaaaactaacctaggacgacttacacgtaaatcgtcaagttttcataaaatattgaaattttaactttcccagagacgactgaattataagtcgtccagaaatagtcaaagatctgacacgattcggtcaaatgcaaaactagcccgtttctcgtagacgacgtatatataagtcgtctggagtgtttttttttaacaaacaaagctggacgacttaatttaagtcgtccgtttgaccagaagactcatcagtaagtcttctacatacagatgacttactagtaagtcttctacgcgaacagatcttgaaaaaaattcaaattcgtaccttaaactaggtgagatgacttcgtttgcacacagggtcttctccaaccacccagaacctcaaacgaaagcaaccgtaagtcaaaacgaaagaaatatggctctgtcaaaagcttgagttttttggatgaatatagagagaaagtgaaagaaatgttgtttttagttcataacaattgaaacagagagagtgtaaagagatttacgtgcattaaagggcattaaaagctccaaacagttcgtacaaggttgttgccactattcattgcagtgacaatattgtaaatacttgaagaagatgaggttgagacagtaaagaagccattttcgaaaaaaaaaaaaaaaatgttaatggcattttcgtagataaactgcaggtgtggggttaaaatctcaaaaaaaaaaagagtcaaaagaaaaggttagttttctgtttgactccaagttttgagtcacttttgcaaaaagccctataTATTATGGTTTGGTGTCTTTACTTTGTTAGATATGatttcaaatctatttttatatatttttcagaaacgaagaattttaaaatataaatgcatTTTGAACCAATGTGTGATTTATAATAGagaagtgttttttttcttcctaaactgatattaaaataataattataataataataataatatacttcAAACCAACTTAATATAGTCTACATTTTTCATTGACAAATAAGCCAAATAGGCGGCTATTTATTCAATtattcctctctttttttgttcaccacacaacaaaacatttaaacacacacgatgccaaaaaaaaacattgaatcACACTCTAAAAATTCAAACACATCAACTGATCGACATATATGTTTTTCCCACGCAGCACAAGCCGTAGGTTTAAGCTGTGCAATCGTAACAGGTACAAACTTTTCTTATGCTAGTAGAGTTACATTCGCCACGGAAAAATCTTTCACCCTTGGTGCAAGCATGTTTGCAAAGAATTCGTCTCGCTTTGTTTTCCCACGCATTGAGCATTTCTTTTTCGGTCAAATTCACAAGAgatcaaacttgaattttaagtgaaaattaaaattttaagttgaaaaattatatcttacGGTCTAaaaaagacacattaaaccacatAACTTGAAATTCTTGAAGTTATTTaacacttttaaaaattaaaaacatacttTGAACATatttaacacttttgaaaatctaacatagaagacttcttaaaaagttttcttagattagctagaaacattagtaaacataaatatttaaaatctcaTAATTATCGCCAAATAAGTTATGATATTCATCCAGAAActccaatattgactaatacacctgaattaataagaaaatattaaaatgttattttaattgtagagaaaatgaaattttattaaacatggATGTGGTCAgttttgcaattgcaaatttacgaaAGAAGTCTTAGACCACTCATGTGGTGTTTTGTTGGCCCGGCCACCAAGGCGAGAGGAAGACTATTGCACCTGACTGCAACCTTTTTTTTCAGTTAAGTTGTAAAAATAGATCCattgtaaaaaaataatctaattaagagcaaaattagatattaaagcaatattttttaTGGTTTGTTTACTGCTTTTgtgaataaataatttacaatttttgaaatttgtattttatactcatagaaaccttttatttaaagaaattttccttttatcATAAACGATTCTTCTAAACCTAAAAAAATACAGTATCGCAATTTTTCTTTATTCCAATGCATTTGTCTGATGTCAATTTTGATAAAGAGTGTATTCGTCTAATGATATTTACTGTTTACTAGTGAAACGAGATTTAAATCACATATAATATCAACACACAATTATAAGATTGTAAATGATGGAAAGACAAGGATTATAAGCAAATCAACTTGTAATCCACattttaattgtaaaagatGAATAGacatatgtaatattaatttgtcTTATGGTTTGTTTACTGATCttgtgaataaataattttccaAACCACACAACAAAATAAAGGTAATAATATCCTTTAAAACAAAggtaatataatttttcaaacCAAATAAGCAAAACGAACGGCTATATAACCGATTATTCCAAACCTCacaacaaaacattaaaacacacacacacacacatagagAAATTCAAACACAGATCAATATAAGTTCAACAACTGATCGAGCAGATTTTTTCTCCAAGCAGCACAAACCGTAGGGTTAACTAGGTGGGCAATGGTAACAATTACAAATTGTTCTTGCGTCCTGAGTTTCACATTCGCCGCGGAAATATTCTTCAGTAATGCAAGCATTGTTGCAAACAGTGCTTCCAATCTGTAGACTGCAGATCCCTGGGGGTGATGTGAAGCTTCGTTCTCCCATACATTGAGCTTCTCCTTTCGGTATCCCTGATTAATAatgcacatatatgtatatataaatacatttttaattacATCATGTATTGATAAAagaatttgataaaaacatattttacaaagtttagaaaattaaattattttgtttggttcatatattatagtttacatTACCTGTAGAAATCAATAGAAAAATCATCAAAAGAGTAACGATGCACAAACTCTTCGCCATTTtgtctctttctcttttcttactTCTGCTACTTTGAAGTTGACTTGTTTTATTCTTGTCTGCACAAATTTACATGTGAATACTAGGTTCTATTTATACTGAAAATCCTTTGAATTTTTATTAGGTTTGAGGGATAATGATAACGATGAATAGTATTAAATGCTGGCCACTAACTAAAACGTGCACACATTTAAGCCTTCAAGGTGTGTACAACCTTTAGCTGTTAAGCAGTTCCTATTTAAATATCATTTGATTGTCAACTTTGTTTTCGCGTgtctttgttttcttaatatgtgttgTGTATTTAggagtatatatttatttagacCGCCAAAGTGTatacataattaattaatgttgaTGTTGATAAACAACGGCCTGCACACAACTTATTAAAAATCCATTTTCTTTAAGCTGTCAAGTGAAACATGCAacctaatatattttcattaatattgGTACAAATCTAGCAAAACTATATCATCTTCACAAACATAAACGTTTGTGCAAAAGGTACTTCATGAATAATTAAGAATACAGAAACCCTAAAAGCGATGTAAGTCTAGCTTGACTAAGATTCATTAGACTCGTCTTGTTTTGCTAAGGAAAATATCTCAGTTGCACCTTTGTTGACATAATATATTTGACATAAAgaaaacatgtatttttttaactttagaaAACATGTATTTGGTCGATCATACAGTAACAAGCACCTTCATGAACCAGTGATCTTCCATATATTTAGGGGAGGTGCAAATAAATGATTTCTCAAAATTTTCTACAACCAGACAAATTCCATGCCACAAAttcgaaataaaaataaataacttggTGAAAAGTCTTGTGTAAATATACATATTTCGAATTAAGGACATAGTCCTCTTAGTATGGTGGTAAGCAATCCTGCATTGGTGGAGCTTTGTTGGAGTTCTTTTCCCTAGAGTTATAGCAGATATGTGAGGTTGCATAGCTGAGGTAGAGATATTCACATTACACATCACACAAGAATGAAGATGCATTTGTTTCACCTTTATATCTATACATTATTGACATCTCAGGTTCTTTTTCCTTGGTTGAAAACGTTAATACGAACTAGTACCATTAACGCGTTAAGAAGTGATCACCTACGCACTTAAGATATTGAAAAAAACCTACGTGTTGAGGTTTGAACATGATTATGGTACTTGGCGCAGTTTCTCGACTGATAAGAAAAGTTGCAAACCAAGTTgcttggtctagtggtataggAGTTCCAGCTGGAGTGTCTGTCCCTGGGTTCGAGCCTTGGTCACTGCGGAATTTACATGTGGGCTGCAGCACCCGAGACCGAAGATCGTTACATGGTGAGCCACATGGCGACGCCCTGGCAGCGTCCATGCTCACTTCGatctctagtctggaccacctcGGTAGGGCCAGCATACTcgggttatcaaaaaaaaaaaaaaagttgcaaagaaaaataaaaatcatccCATTGCATTTTTATGTAACAGATATTTTAAATTCGTGGttgttattaattacaaaacTTATTTCCACATTCACATGGCCAATTAgcatgtgaaaaaaaaaaggattttataaataaacgaAACTACAGGAAACATatgaaacaaacataaaatacagGGAATCAGGAGAAGTATAAACAAAAATTTGGGGAGtttatgtaataaataaaactaaaagacacatatgtaaataaacaaaacttcagtgaatatatgtaaaaaaaaaaaaaacactctttAGTTTCGCTTCTTTTGCGCCTCCATAGAACTTTTCTCACTGCGATTCCTCTCCGCGTCTCGAGCCTCCGGAACAGGTGAAAAAATTTCGTATTTTTCAGTCTTCTTTTCTCTAAAGGGACTTCGAGTATTCGATTTATCCAGATGATTAGCTCTTCTTCGTTAGTCAAATAGGGTTTTCTTTATCGAGGAGTTAAAGagttgtttagggttttgaagTTACCGTCTTTGCAGATGGCGAGCAGTATAATCATGTTCGAGGATATCTTCGTGGTCGATAAGCTAGACCCTGATGGCAAAAAGTTCGATAAAGGTACAtacttctttctcttttttttttaacttcagtCACTAGAAGCTTAAGTCGATGTTAGTTACTTCATGTCTGTTTAGTTTCTGCTATTGAATTCATAGCTTCTTCTGTTTGCTTTAGAGTCTTGGATAAGTTAAAAATTGTAGTtactgtgaaaaaaaaaaaactgaacttTAGAAGCTTTTTTTGTCTCCAATCTGTAAGTTTGGTTCTGTCTTAATATTGAGAGGCTTTCTCATAGGAAACGGTACAGTGGTTGATTGTGTGTGTCTCTCTGTGTTTGTGGTTGCTCTCCCATCTCTAAGTTTTTGTTCCGTCTTTGAATTGAGAGGCTTGCTCATAGGAAACCTACAATGATTgattgtgtctgtgtgtgtgttATGTGGTTTCAGTTACGCGTATTGAAGCAACTAGCCACAACTTGGACATGTTTATGCATTTGGATGTTAACACAGAGGTTTATCCGATGGCTGTTGGTGATAAGTTCACACTTGCTATGGCTCCTACTCTTAATCTCGATGGAACCCCTGATACCGGTTATTTTACCCCGGTAATAAAAGTCTTCTGCTTTTTATACACTTTATATGTTGTGTGTAAATAACAGACTCTTGTTTGTTTGAATCTTGAAGATATAATCTTCTTCATATCGATGTATTACAGGGAGCAAAGAAAACACTTGCTGATAAGTACGAATACGTTATGCACGGGAAGCTTTACAAGATCACTGAGCGTGACGGCCAAACTCCAAAAGCGTAAGAATCCTACAAACTCATAAACTTTCAAAATCAATGTTTGCGCAAAGAGATCCAATCAGGTTGAAACTCTTTTGGTTTATAGTAGGCAATTCCAGTTCAAGTTTCAGCTTGATAGCTATATCTTTCCTGGTTTCTTATTCccattatgttttgtttttccaGAGAGATGTATGTTTCTTTCGGTGGCCTCCTAATGTTGCTTCGTGGAGATCCAGCTCACATTTCTCACTTTGAACTCGACCAGAGGCTCTTCCTTCTCATGAGGAAGCTCTGAGATTCCCATTTTTGGCTTAGACCAAGATTTATCTTATGTTCAACTTTGCTTTTGATGTTATGCTCACGAAGCAGCTCTTGTCCCTACTGTTTTAACATCCTCCTGGCACAAGTTAACTATTGCAATTGAAATATTTTCGTAACTAAGCTTTAAAAAAGTTTCTTGCTTGATTCCAATAACTCTCTGGAGAAAACAGACACAAGCAATGTTGTGTTTTGCTCCTTTTCTGACATATACTTGTGAACATCAAAGAACATGAATCCAACACAACTCAAAATTGTTCGGTCATGCCTGATCAAACCAAGTGGAAACAGGAATGTTTCTTTGTGATCTAGTGAACTTCTTGGGGTTGCTACTCGTGCTTATATCCTGACGCTTTGATACTTCTCCAAGTAAGAAAGGCTCGGGAGAAGTATTGTCGCTGTTTATCTCCATAAGCACGGTTCATGAAGTACTCAGGTCCTGATTTTGCAGGGGTTGGTATAGCGAGTTGGTTTGATCCGTCTCTCATCGGTCTTCTCCTCATTATCATAGGCCCCAGCATTTTACCATAACCCAAAAATCTGAAACGGAACCAGCCCAAAAATATCTGATCCGGAATcgaaccgaaaatttacaaTTACCTAGTTGCATCCCCTGTTCGAAAACGCGTCCTAGGCGGCCGTATACTCGCCGGAAACGCGTGAAACGGTGACACACCGTGGCGTTTTGCTCTAATTCGGTTGTCCAtcgaaaaaaaatagaaaatcccTTTGTTTTGTAGATTTGTTGTTCGAAATCACATGTTAGGCTGTAGATCTGGTCAATTTGTGTTACAATCCACAATATTAACAAGAAATAGCTATAAATcgaaaggaaaaaaatgaaaacggCAGCAAAAAATCGCAGAGCTCTTAGGTTGAAGATGGGGTCATTTTAGTCTTTTCCCATTCATTTAACCTAgcactgaaaaaaaaacaaaaaaaggccCAATAGCTGTTCGAACCCGGGTTAATTGGGACTTACAAAACTGGTCTAACCACTAGACCATGAATCAACTTCGGGTTTTATAGAcatgttttatatttaactCTCATGTTTATATAAATGCCCTAAAACTAATCCCCGATTAATCCTcgattaatctccgatttttTCATAAAtcgctaggcccaacccgagCGCACGCGTAGCGCCTAGCGAATTTCTGAACAGGGGTTGCATCTAAAAAATTCCTCTATCTGAAAAAGCCGGAACCAAAAAGAACCGATCCgaacaaaacattaaaacaaacaTATAGTTAAATTTTCAGGTTAACAAAACTAGTTAAAGATTAAGTTTTACCATTATTTAATTATTCAGAAATACTATAgtactaggtaataacccgcgcattgcgcggaatgtgattattagtttcgttatttttttaataaggagACATTAAgttgtttaatctggatatcggttcggttttaagttgttttttggtttttaatctcctaaaatataactatcattttaaatcaatatttatttggtttgtttggttaaaatgtttgatgtttttgttttttttcctgtgataatcaaaaattactattatttgtttgttttcatgttatgaatcttagatagtcgtgatgtcgaaccaatggtttcatattataatttctaaacggataatagtttaaaaaaaagaaaaaaaatattaagacaaatcattttactacaatttggtcgatagtgaaagaagcattaaaaatgaatattttaacttccaaaaaaatagatatttcagttgtggtaaatacttagttataaggtgtccacgtcaatgtgcacatgtatgtaaaagtatataaagatgattgatgaatatataaagatactgttaattaatattttgacatttttttcaaaataatacatgaaaaataaaattcttaaaatgaaattttttaaaaacaaaaatattgtaaaatttatataaactataatatttaacttatatataattctttaaatatatgtatatatatatatacatataacggatcaaattggatatttgttcctataaatattgatatttgtgatttgttttttttacggatattgcattttagtatttgatttgctttgtAGAGTAATGGATATCCTGATtttcggttcaaatcaaaacggaaaacgaatcgaatcaaaatttatgaataatttgtcgagctctattcgtaaacagtaaaaaataacgtaaagaagaaccatgcatgtgagttttatattaaaaaaaggtaaagtacatagtgtgaatATATTTATGTAGATTTTGGCTAAGAAGCTCTCTACATGTGACATGTGTCTATTTTAGTGTGAACGTAtttattagagcatctccaaaaaaaaactctattataaaattttcactAAAATGGACACACGTCACATGTAGCTTAATCAAGTGTTTTTCTCCGAAAGCAAAAACAAGTTTGTATAATGAAAACACAAACGTTTGTTGCAAAAGGTATTTTATGAATAAACCGAGTTTGATTAAGCTATTATCTTTGCTTTTGATGTTATATGCTTTACGGAGCAGCTCTTGTTGCACCAAATCATGTTGTCCGTACTGTTTTTAACATCCTCTTGCACAATTTAACTATTGCAATTGAAATATGCTCTAAGCTTCAAAATATTACTTTGCTTGAGACCAACAGCTCTCTGGAGAAAACAGACACAAGCAATGTTACCTTTTACTCCTTTTCTGACATACGTAAGAGCATCAAACAAAATGAATCCAACAAAACTCAAAATTGTCCGGTCAGGCTCTTGATCAAATCAAAGGATCAAGCAGAGGAATGTTTCTTCTTGGAGTTGTTACTCGTGCTTGTACCCGGATGCCTTGCCACTTCTCCCTACTAAGAATGGCTCCGGCTTAGTATTGTCGCTGTTTATCTCAAGACCACGGTAAGCACGGTTGAGGAAATACTCAGGTCCTGATTTTGCAGCGGTTTGTTTCGCCAGTTGGTTATGATCTTTGCCTCTCAATTGCAATGCTTTCTCTGCAGCTTGTACCAACGCCATTGTCTCTTCCTCACCATTCTCAGCTTCATCTGCAGCAAAGTAACCAACTATTTTGTCAAACTTGTGGGAGATCAAAAATGACGTTTTAGCTGATTGGGAAAATGTATGATACCTACCGTTTGTATTGTGATCTTCTACGTAACCACCCTGAAAGAAAGAGAAGCGTGGCTCCTCCTCTGACCCGTTCTCTGCTTCTGATTCTGGTTTCGAAGAGTTGATAATCACATCTTGGAAATGCATTAGGTATGCACCTGTCCATTCACTCCCTCTGCAAGAACACAGAAACCCAAAAGACATTGATTAAGGAACATCAAAAGCTAAAAGAGCTTCAATAGTTTTCTCTCTGTACCTGCTAAAAGCAAGATTGGCTTCAAATGGAGTGATGACAGGTGCCATGAACTCTTTGCTATCTAGAAGAGCCGTTTGGGCGCATGAGATGTAAATGAAAACATCGcactaggaaaaaaaaaaaaaacagaacacgtTAAGACAATTAATCATCTGACCGATGTTTCAAGAAATAGTTAGGTGCTAGTTAGGCGCTTTATATAGGATTACTGATTAGGCGTGTGCCGAGCGCTAAGccgatgtttttaaaaaaaaaaaatccttttcgTTTAGGTCCGATTTACCTAatctagaccgatttttagagcACAGCATTTGATATATCTCACTTTGGTTGTTAAAAGTTGAGTGACAAGACACTAGTTAACTTACCTCCGGGAAGTTTGCAAGTTTGGCAGGGTTAGGCCGTCCCATGGCAAGAatgtaagatttttttccagCAGCAGATATGAGTGCTTGCATATGGTGAATCATGTGAAGGTAACCAGCTGCATTTCAATGCATTACACATCGATTAACTCATCAATCACACATGTAGAAATTGAGTTGTTAAAGAACTTACCAACACCAAGAGTCCCCACCAAGATGCCTATAATATTCGCATCCTTAGCTTTCTCCACCAAGTAATATCTGCAAACACATCACTTTCAATGAGTAGGGATGTAATAGAGATGTCTAAAAAAGTGAGTATACCGTCTTTTAAGTATCCTTCTCTGTTGAGTAAACTCTGTAACCAAAGAATCTTCTTCAGCATCATATCTGACTAATACCAGTTTACAAAACAAACTCAGAGCAGGCAGCAGAAAGTAGACCAAGAGGATAAAGCCATTTATATATACCTACGTCACAGCCATTGAAGGTGAGTACTACATTAGCAAAAGCTGAATTGTCAGAACCGATCCAGAAAAGCAAATAGTCCTCGATTTTGCTTCCTTCTGGTAAGTCCCAAGTCAACCCTCCTAATCTATAGCTTCTAGATGAGGACAAGCTATCTTCGCCAGATGGTACTGGATGCTCCATGGATTCTCTAGGATCCTTGGATGGACTAATGAATGAACACAAGACATCGGCTACATAGAATTTCAACTGAGACTTGGGCTTCGATAATCTTAACTCTTCTTGAATAGAAGGAATCACATGAGCGTATTCTAGTCcataaagaatctgaaaaaccAATGAGAGAGTAAGAACACAGAACCCTTTCATCACTGTATCatcataaacataaactaaGTTCCCATACCATAACAGGCTTATCGCTCTTAGACATGTAATCAAGCAAATGCTTAACGCAGCTCGAGACATTTATGGATGCTTTACCAAAAACAAAGAATGCTGGAAGAACCGATGTCCTGCAAGAACAGTGTTTGTTTTATTACAGCAATGAGACAAATCAAGAAGAGTTTTGTTATATTATGTGACTCACGGGCTAAGACATGTTTGTCCGTAGTGGACAACACATTGAGAATCAATATGCAAAGCTCCAACTTCATCAACGCAGCAGCTACCGTAAGTCGTGTCCGCCATAACAAAGAACCTAACTTCTCTGTCATTTTCAGAATTCATCTCCTTAAGTTTGCTCTTAAGAGCACGCACGACCTTAGTTGA
The window above is part of the Brassica napus cultivar Da-Ae chromosome C8, Da-Ae, whole genome shotgun sequence genome. Proteins encoded here:
- the LOC111208524 gene encoding DNA-directed RNA polymerases II, IV and V subunit 8B; this encodes MASSIIMFEDIFVVDKLDPDGKKFDKVTRIEATSHNLDMFMHLDVNTEVYPMAVGDKFTLAMAPTLNLDGTPDTGYFTPGAKKTLADKYEYVMHGKLYKITERDGQTPKAEMYVSFGGLLMLLRGDPAHISHFELDQRLFLLMRKL
- the LOC111209164 gene encoding 2-(3-amino-3-carboxypropyl)histidine synthase subunit 2 gives rise to the protein MEMEFESRYEINRTVEFIISKSFTRIALQFPDELLKESTKVVRALKSKLKEMNSENDREVRFFVMADTTYGSCCVDEVGALHIDSQCVVHYGQTCLSPTSVLPAFFVFGKASINVSSCVKHLLDYMSKSDKPVMILYGLEYAHVIPSIQEELRLSKPKSQLKFYVADVLCSFISPSKDPRESMEHPVPSGEDSLSSSRSYRLGGLTWDLPEGSKIEDYLLFWIGSDNSAFANVVLTFNGCDVVRYDAEEDSLVTEFTQQRRILKRRYYLVEKAKDANIIGILVGTLGVAGYLHMIHHMQALISAAGKKSYILAMGRPNPAKLANFPECDVFIYISCAQTALLDSKEFMAPVITPFEANLAFSRGSEWTGAYLMHFQDVIINSSKPESEAENGSEEEPRFSFFQGGYVEDHNTNDEAENGEEETMALVQAAEKALQLRGKDHNQLAKQTAAKSGPEYFLNRAYRGLEINSDNTKPEPFLVGRSGKASGYKHE